From Tissierellales bacterium, the proteins below share one genomic window:
- a CDS encoding BhlA/UviB family holin-like peptide, whose amino-acid sequence MESKILELAATQGVWSALSVGLIYYILKNQEKRDLRQEERESKYQDIITTLSEKFNVVEDVKKDVEEIKVILEK is encoded by the coding sequence GTGGAATCAAAGATTTTAGAGCTCGCGGCAACTCAAGGCGTCTGGTCAGCGCTGAGTGTAGGACTGATTTATTATATTTTAAAAAATCAGGAAAAACGTGATTTAAGACAGGAAGAGCGTGAAAGCAAATATCAAGATATCATTACAACTCTTTCTGAAAAATTCAATGTAGTTGAAGATGTAAAAAAAGATGTCGAAGAAATAAAAGTTATTTTAGAAAAATAA
- a CDS encoding sigma-70 family RNA polymerase sigma factor: MLYHCLKNAQNGSSEDVIALIKKFEMCFKKFARKLYYPEAETDLIIEFIQLIDNIKLERFSESDEGRLVNYIYDSLNNKRIDLYRKHLKNRQELLLVSDVHTLNNSIALDSSESDLHFHDFISTLTDLQKQVVFMRYFEGYSDSEISKKLNVSRQAVNSTRKRALETLKVLFKDDWR; encoded by the coding sequence ATGTTGTATCACTGTCTAAAGAATGCCCAAAATGGAAGTTCAGAAGATGTAATAGCTTTAATCAAAAAATTTGAAATGTGCTTTAAAAAATTTGCTAGAAAATTGTATTATCCGGAGGCTGAAACAGATTTAATCATCGAATTTATTCAGCTAATAGACAATATAAAATTAGAAAGATTTTCAGAAAGCGATGAAGGAAGACTTGTAAACTATATATACGATTCTTTAAACAACAAAAGAATTGATCTCTATAGAAAGCATTTGAAAAATAGGCAAGAATTACTTTTAGTATCCGATGTACATACTCTTAATAATTCTATAGCTTTAGATTCATCAGAAAGTGATTTACACTTTCACGATTTTATTTCAACTTTGACTGATCTTCAAAAACAAGTAGTGTTCATGAGATATTTTGAAGGTTATTCTGATTCTGAGATTTCAAAAAAGTTAAATGTATCAAGGCAAGCAGTAAATAGCACTAGAAAGCGAGCACTAGAAACACTTAAAGTACTTTTTAAAGATGATTGGAGGTGA